In Thermodesulfovibrionales bacterium, the sequence GCTTTACACCTCTTGTAAAGGCTGAGAGACTCGGTGAGGCCCTGGGAGTAAAGGAGCTTTATATAAAGGACGACACTGTAGCCCATCCAACCCTTTCATTTAAAGACAGGGTTGTTTCTGTTGCCCTCACAAAAGCAAGGGAATTCGGATTTGATACAGTTGCCTGCGCTTCTACAGGAAATCTTGCCCATTCTGTATCTGCTCAGGGAGCCATGGCTGGATTCAGGAGATTTGTCTTCATACCAGCAAGCCTCGAGCCAAGCAAGATAATAGCCTCTCTTGTTTATGAACCGAATGTCGTTGCTGTTGATGGAAACTATGATGATGTTAATAGACTATGCAGTGAAATAGCTAATAAATACAGATGGGCCTTTGTGAATATAAACATAAGACCTTACTATGCAGAGGGTTCTAAGACTCATGGTTTTGAGATAGTTGAGCAGCTAGGATGGAGGACTCCAGACAATGTTGTTATACCATGCGCCAGTGGCTCACTGCTTACAAAGATATGGAAGAGCTTCAAGGAATTTAAAGAGATAGGTATTATAAAAGAAGTAAAAACAAAGGTTTTTGGTGCCCAGGCAACTGGATGCAGTCCAATAATAACTGCTCTTAAACAGGGTGTGGATGTAATAAGACCTGTAAAACCGAATACTATAGCAAAGTCTCTTGCGATTGGAAATCCTGCTGATGGTTTTTATGCCCTCCAGACAATAAGGGAAAGCGGTGGCTTTGGTGCTGATGTAAGTGATGAAGAAATTATTGAGGCTATGAAACTTCTTGCAAAGACAGAAGGCATATTTGCAGAAACAGCTGGTGGTGTTACAGTGGCTGCTGCTAAAAAACTGATAAAGGATGGCTATATAAGGCCTGATGAAGTAACTGTTATATGCATAACAGGTAATGGTCTCAAGACACAGGAGGCTTTAAATGGAAAGGTGCCTTCACCCCATTATATAAAGCCTTCCTTAGCCTCTTTTGAAGAGGTAATGAAGAATAAAGGACTTCTCTAAGGAGGTTATTTTAATGGCAGTAAAGGTAAAGATACCAACCCCGCTTCAGAGACTAACAAATGGTAAGGATGAGGTTGAGGGAAAGGCAGGTACCATTATAGACCTCATCACTGACCTTGATAAGAGATATCCTGGACTCATGGAGAGGATTGCAGAAGGTGGAAAGATCAGGAGATTTGTAAATATCTACGTGAATGAAGAAGATATCAGGTTCTTGCAGGCTGAAAATACAGTTGTTAAGGATGGGGATGAGGTATCCATAGTGCCTGCAATTGCAGGAGGTCAAAGGAGGTTAATGTGAAAAAGAGAGTCAAGCTTACCTTTCCACAGCATCTCATTAAGGAGCCTGTTCTTTTCAGGATGGCTAAGACCTATGATGTAATGCCAAATATCAGAAGGGCACGGGTAACTGAGACAGTAGGCGAGATGGTGCTTGAGCTTGAAGGAACTGAAGAGAATTTAGAAAAGGGTATTCAGTCCCTTAGGGAGCAGGGTGTTGAGGTAGAACTAATAGAGGGTGAGTTTCTGGAGTGAACATGTCTTTAAAACTTGAAAGAATTGATACCTGGCAGGGTATCATTCAAAGGTACAGGGGATTTTTACCTGTTACTGAATCAACCCCTGTTGTAACCCTTAATGAGGGTAATACACCTTTATTAAGAAGCCATAATTTAACAAGAAAACTCGGTATAGATTTTGAGCTTTACTTTAAGTTTGATGGTGCAAATCCCACAGGTTCTTTTAAAGATCGTGGCATGACCCTGGCTATATCTAAGGCGCTGGAGTCTGGCTCAAAGGCTGTAATATGCGCATCTACAGGAAATACTTCAGCCTCAGCAGCAGCCTATGCGGCAAGGGCTGGTATAAAGGCAATTGTAATAATACCTGCTGGAAAGATTGCCCTTGGAAAGTTATCTCAGGCACTAATACATGATGCGGTTGTACTGCAAATAGATGGAAATTTTGATAAAGCCCTAAGCATAGTAAGGGAACTGGTTCAGAGATTTCCCATTACACTTGTTAACTCATTGAATCCCTATAGACTTGAAGGTCAGAAAACAGCAGCCTTTGAGGTATGTGACCAGCTTGGTTTTGCTCCAGATTATCATGCCCTTCCAGTTGGAAATGCTGGAAATATAACTGCCTACTGGAGGGGATATAAGGTTTATAAAGAAAAGGGCCTAATAGATTCTCTTCCAAAGATGCTCGGGTTTCAGGCAGCTGGCGCGGCACCTCTTGTACTTGGAAGGCCTGTTGAAAATCCTGAAACCATTGCAACAGCCATAAGAATCGGTAAACCTGCAAGCTGGGAAGGTGCTATTCAGGC encodes:
- the thrC gene encoding threonine synthase; its protein translation is MGYVQGLKCRECGREYPVEPIYVCEFCFGPLEVIYDYKKIAKVLTKRKIQQRGKNLWRYKELLPVEGEPVAGINAGFTPLVKAERLGEALGVKELYIKDDTVAHPTLSFKDRVVSVALTKAREFGFDTVACASTGNLAHSVSAQGAMAGFRRFVFIPASLEPSKIIASLVYEPNVVAVDGNYDDVNRLCSEIANKYRWAFVNINIRPYYAEGSKTHGFEIVEQLGWRTPDNVVIPCASGSLLTKIWKSFKEFKEIGIIKEVKTKVFGAQATGCSPIITALKQGVDVIRPVKPNTIAKSLAIGNPADGFYALQTIRESGGFGADVSDEEIIEAMKLLAKTEGIFAETAGGVTVAAAKKLIKDGYIRPDEVTVICITGNGLKTQEALNGKVPSPHYIKPSLASFEEVMKNKGLL
- a CDS encoding MoaD/ThiS family protein, which produces MAVKVKIPTPLQRLTNGKDEVEGKAGTIIDLITDLDKRYPGLMERIAEGGKIRRFVNIYVNEEDIRFLQAENTVVKDGDEVSIVPAIAGGQRRLM
- a CDS encoding NIL domain-containing protein, encoding MKKRVKLTFPQHLIKEPVLFRMAKTYDVMPNIRRARVTETVGEMVLELEGTEENLEKGIQSLREQGVEVELIEGEFLE
- the thrC gene encoding threonine synthase, producing the protein MSLKLERIDTWQGIIQRYRGFLPVTESTPVVTLNEGNTPLLRSHNLTRKLGIDFELYFKFDGANPTGSFKDRGMTLAISKALESGSKAVICASTGNTSASAAAYAARAGIKAIVIIPAGKIALGKLSQALIHDAVVLQIDGNFDKALSIVRELVQRFPITLVNSLNPYRLEGQKTAAFEVCDQLGFAPDYHALPVGNAGNITAYWRGYKVYKEKGLIDSLPKMLGFQAAGAAPLVLGRPVENPETIATAIRIGKPASWEGAIQARDESGGRIEAVTDEEILQAYRLIASTEGIFCEPASAASVAGVIKLWKEGYFKKGSSVVCTLTGHGLKDPDTVFKVTKEPLKIKAELSEIEKFIEDKL